The sequence ATCAGGACCAACAACGGGGTTATAAATGTCGAATTAGAACATCTGAAGGGCGTACTCGATGAAAATGGGCCTATTGATGCTATAGTGCCGGTGGTCGAGGAGCACGTGGCCAATCCACCCGGCGCTCCCATTCTCAGGTTTATCAAGGTTAAAATATATGATGCCCAGCCTGCCAGTGAAGGAAAGGGGAAAAAATCCATCACCATGGAATTTGTCGAAGAGGTCCAGCCGGGTGCCAACACCGGCATCGGCGGCAGCCGGTGGAGTAACCTTGACCCGAAACGGCCGGTACTGGTCGATTAGGCCGGGGAGTTCTAGTCAGGGGCGGATGTTGTTCAAAGCTGGCCCGGGTTTTGCGTAAGTTTCGTTCAGATTAAAGTATGGGTGATCACGGGCCGATAAGACCGTTAGGAAAGACTTGGGCCGGCAATGAGCCCAGGCTCAAGGAACATATAAAGCCGGGCAGGGAGGCCCAAAGTATCCGGAAACCCAAATTTTAAAGGAGGTGAAGGGCCGTACGTCCAAAATAATTTACTTAGGTCCGTTTAAGGATTATAAACGTGAACCATTCCACCCAAGCCATTGAGCTGGAAAAAATTTAGGAGGACAAAAATGGAGAGAATCAAAAAGTTCTTTAAAGACGAGTCCGGCGTCACCGCCATTGAGTACGGCCTGATCGCCGCGTTGATCGCGGTGGCGATAATTGTAGCCGTGACAGCCGTAGGTACGTCACTAAACACTATATTTACTAATATATCAGGACAATTACAATAAGCGGGTTAAAGGTCTTGCCGCCCAGAGGGGCCCGGGTTTTTTGCTCGGGCCCTGCTTTCGGTCTCAGAACTAATTACCCTTATAAAATCTCCATTGACCCGCCTTTAGTAAAGGGGGTTAGGGGAGGGAACCCCTAAAAATCCCTCCTTTATCCCCTCTCCCCCGCCGGCGGGGGAGAGGGCGAGGGTGAGGGGGCATTTTAGCTCTTTGATCGCAACTTGGTATAAGGCCCCCAATCATCTATGGCCTGCTGTATAAAAAGACCTTCCAGGATCTGGGGGTTAAGCCTGGGACTACCGTTAAGGATATGAGGTGCACCCATGTGGAAAAATTTTGGCGCCGACGAGTCTGGGGTCACCTCCATTGAATATGCTATCATAGCTTCTCTTATCTTTGATGATGCTGGGGTGGCGTCATGAATTCAGGCCAGGGGAGGTTGGATTACTCTACTTAATCATGACCGGAGGTCGTATCGTCCCTGATGTTCACTGCCTCTATTAACTGGGTGGGAAGCCAGGGCTACCTGGTGTTTCCCCTGCTGCTCAGTCTGTGGATGGCCGCCGGCGACCTGAAAGCCCGGCGGATTCCCAATTATCTCACCCTGGGCACCGCCCTGGCCGGACTGCTTTATCAGGGTTGGGCGCACGGCCTGGTAGGTGTGGCGGACGGTGTGGTGGGCCTGATTATAGGTCTGGCCCTCCTGATAGTGCCTTATCTGATGGGGGGCATGGGGGCCGGGGACGTCAAGGCCCTGGCCGCCCTGGGGGCCTGGCTGGGGCCCAAACTGACCGTGTACCTCTTTGTCTATATGGCCCTGGTCGGCGGGTTGATGGCCTTAGCGGCCTTATGGTGGCGCGGTCTGTTATGGCAG is a genomic window of Deltaproteobacteria bacterium containing:
- a CDS encoding Flp family type IVb pilin, translated to MERIKKFFKDESGVTAIEYGLIAALIAVAIIVAVTAVGTSLNTIFTNISGQLQ
- a CDS encoding prepilin peptidase; this encodes MFTASINWVGSQGYLVFPLLLSLWMAAGDLKARRIPNYLTLGTALAGLLYQGWAHGLVGVADGVVGLIIGLALLIVPYLMGGMGAGDVKALAALGAWLGPKLTVYLFVYMALVGGLMALAALWWRGLLWQKLRQAAVFCLNFILCRHGGVDPHPPEISKTPGLPYGLALALGMVIIYFRGLN